The following proteins are co-located in the Spirosoma montaniterrae genome:
- a CDS encoding serine/threonine-protein kinase, whose translation MSQPFTSFHQFKQRYPIRPNDAEMLLGSGSYGRVIRVEDQLETEWVAIKISEFKGNDTKSLKAEVELAQRVPRQGNIARYDACYRLETDTSLCDFAIMKYYPDGNLADLLKKQPLTPPQIHDITRGILLGLQHLHRHRIVHRDFKPANILISRDNAGRFIPKIADFGLSKLVNDDELDSSDFDLSDGRGTPSYKAPEQIEGSRVSFNLDLWAFGVILYEMLAGEKPFRADLRNSSEQSIRREIEKKIVTVELPARVDTIQEPYRTMIRRCLVRDIHERVRKEDELLDLLDAIPQRLTEARQHMANGQYDEAVLLYEEILRGSPTQPEAIQGLATCLATLRPRPAPVMAPPAEATDVYEKPPVCEEATDVYAASPEPTPVETPIAKPVPVRIPTPKKRTQQSTFILAALAAGGILVYAVLNGQQTTSSTGTKTDSTAISTGSVSPTISGTKDPVPPVEGNGTTDNKAALTKRIDVALAKARNAFRQGDFVRAVELTASALQLDPTRRDVRQLHNLALNQKPAGSPIGSPQTAAVVPTPIPSEPAPVKTTEDAAVAEKSQRQQAEYDQLIEAGVKAIDNGNNKAKAITDFSRAAALASEHKLNTSKAEGAYGRYLSKANKIFANDEFDGAKDWYKVAQALRDTPEVRMRIKQCNNQ comes from the coding sequence ATGAGTCAGCCGTTTACTTCTTTTCACCAATTCAAACAACGCTACCCCATCCGGCCCAACGATGCGGAGATGTTGCTTGGTAGTGGCTCATATGGTCGGGTTATCAGGGTTGAAGATCAGTTAGAAACGGAGTGGGTCGCCATTAAAATCAGTGAGTTTAAAGGAAATGATACCAAGTCGCTAAAGGCCGAAGTCGAACTGGCGCAGCGTGTACCCCGGCAAGGCAACATTGCCCGCTACGACGCCTGCTACCGGCTCGAAACCGATACCAGCCTTTGCGATTTTGCCATCATGAAGTATTACCCCGATGGCAATCTGGCCGATCTGCTCAAAAAGCAGCCGCTAACTCCCCCGCAGATTCACGACATCACGCGGGGCATTCTGCTCGGTCTGCAACACCTGCACCGCCATCGCATCGTTCACCGTGATTTCAAACCGGCCAACATCCTGATTTCACGCGATAACGCCGGACGCTTTATCCCTAAAATCGCCGATTTCGGTCTCAGCAAATTGGTGAACGACGACGAACTCGACAGTTCGGATTTTGACCTGAGCGATGGTCGGGGAACGCCTTCGTATAAAGCTCCCGAACAAATCGAAGGCAGCCGGGTCAGCTTCAACCTCGACTTGTGGGCTTTTGGCGTGATTCTGTACGAAATGCTGGCGGGCGAAAAGCCATTTCGGGCCGATTTGCGGAACAGCAGCGAGCAGTCGATTCGGCGCGAGATTGAAAAGAAGATTGTGACTGTTGAATTGCCCGCCCGCGTTGATACCATTCAGGAGCCGTACCGAACCATGATCCGGCGGTGTTTGGTGCGCGATATTCACGAGCGGGTTCGCAAGGAAGACGAACTGCTCGATCTGCTGGATGCCATTCCGCAACGACTGACCGAAGCCCGACAGCACATGGCAAACGGGCAATACGATGAGGCTGTTTTGCTGTATGAGGAGATTCTGCGCGGTTCGCCTACACAGCCCGAGGCTATACAGGGGCTGGCAACGTGTTTGGCAACGTTGCGACCACGCCCGGCTCCGGTAATGGCCCCACCTGCCGAGGCAACCGACGTATATGAAAAACCGCCCGTCTGCGAAGAAGCCACAGACGTGTATGCTGCCTCCCCGGAACCGACCCCAGTCGAAACGCCGATTGCCAAACCGGTACCGGTACGCATACCGACGCCCAAAAAACGAACGCAACAAAGCACATTCATTTTAGCCGCTTTGGCTGCGGGTGGTATATTGGTCTACGCGGTACTGAACGGTCAGCAGACAACGAGTTCAACCGGTACAAAAACCGACTCAACGGCGATTAGTACGGGATCAGTTTCTCCAACTATTAGTGGTACAAAAGACCCTGTTCCGCCGGTTGAAGGAAACGGCACTACCGACAACAAAGCCGCGCTGACAAAACGCATCGACGTAGCGTTGGCGAAAGCCCGAAACGCGTTTCGTCAGGGCGATTTTGTCAGAGCAGTTGAACTTACGGCCAGCGCACTCCAACTCGACCCGACCCGGCGCGACGTTCGGCAACTGCACAATCTGGCTCTCAATCAAAAACCCGCCGGTTCACCCATCGGATCGCCCCAAACGGCTGCGGTTGTGCCCACGCCTATACCGTCGGAGCCTGCGCCAGTGAAAACAACGGAAGATGCCGCCGTAGCCGAAAAATCGCAAAGACAACAGGCCGAATACGACCAATTGATCGAAGCGGGCGTGAAAGCCATCGATAATGGCAACAACAAAGCCAAAGCCATTACCGATTTCAGTCGGGCGGCTGCCTTAGCCAGCGAACATAAATTGAACACCAGCAAAGCCGAGGGCGCGTATGGCCGCTACCTGAGCAAAGCAAACAAGATTTTTGCCAACGACGAGTTCGACGGTGCGAAAGACTGGTATAAAGTGGCGCAGGCTCTGCGCGATACGCCGGAAGTTCGGATGCGCATCAAACAGTGTAATAACCAGTAA
- a CDS encoding caspase family protein — protein MQPDSAVFSILFNCVISLLLSTSGTSAQPATYAVVIGISDYEAFSYRTGDLRFADRDARQVAAFLQSPLGGRVPASNMRVLTNRQATASAIGQAMLLFRKAKPTDRIMLYFSGHGTADSFAPADARSVNDLKRLSHQTIKAAFRASKASTKLCIADACLSGGMTNPTAVASTFGQSAAPHADESGAIALLLASRSTQVAIESRQLAGGTFTHYLLRGLSGRADRNADRIVTIRELHQYVSQRVKQATNGKQTPIFYGRFPDNLPLTYI, from the coding sequence ATGCAACCTGACAGTGCTGTTTTTTCTATCCTGTTCAACTGCGTTATCAGTCTGCTGCTCAGTACTTCGGGCACGTCGGCGCAGCCAGCTACTTACGCTGTGGTCATTGGTATTTCAGACTACGAAGCGTTCTCCTACCGAACAGGCGATCTGCGCTTTGCCGACCGCGATGCCCGGCAGGTAGCGGCCTTTCTGCAAAGCCCGTTGGGTGGGCGGGTGCCTGCGTCAAACATGCGGGTGCTCACCAACCGGCAGGCTACGGCTTCGGCCATCGGCCAGGCTATGTTGCTGTTTCGGAAAGCGAAACCAACCGACCGCATCATGCTGTACTTCTCCGGCCACGGCACCGCCGATAGTTTTGCGCCCGCCGATGCCCGTTCGGTAAATGATTTGAAACGGCTTTCGCATCAAACCATCAAAGCCGCTTTTCGCGCATCGAAGGCCAGTACAAAACTGTGCATTGCCGACGCCTGCCTGTCGGGTGGTATGACCAACCCAACCGCCGTAGCTTCGACATTCGGGCAGTCGGCAGCTCCGCACGCCGACGAATCCGGTGCTATTGCCCTGCTGCTCGCCAGCCGCTCCACGCAGGTTGCCATCGAAAGCCGGCAGTTGGCGGGCGGCACCTTTACGCATTACCTCCTGCGGGGCTTGTCGGGCCGGGCCGACCGGAACGCCGACCGAATTGTTACCATCCGCGAACTTCACCAGTACGTGAGTCAGCGGGTTAAACAGGCAACAAATGGTAAACAAACGCCAATTTTTTATGGTCGCTTTCCAGATAATCTACCTTTAACGTATATTTGA